From Anopheles funestus chromosome 3RL, idAnoFuneDA-416_04, whole genome shotgun sequence, a single genomic window includes:
- the LOC125769236 gene encoding retinaldehyde-binding protein 1-like, giving the protein MASGSMKTQYSVEKCPSKYDQYEFTLSDLYRNIAKEELREDDEIREQSLVQMREWIAKHPYIRKCRTDASFLLRFLRFRKYSVPMACEALERYLAMRQTFPQWFKNLDCNESAMREMLKDGVFTRLGEDSDGRTMILFRFVRFNVEKFSALQEGRFTALLIETLLEWEELQIGGFRVLIDFTDTVLKHYGIWGISDMKIFMDAINRSYPIRFREIHGAKFPKFALSLLNLLLSFASPKLKDRIVCHNNVEELAKQCESSLRPNDWGGECDLLELNERFMNHLKDRREVILALDEMDIDTAHYTSLWKQTSASDNEIDSGTMGSFRKLNVD; this is encoded by the exons ATGGCTTCTGGTAGTATGAAAACACAATATTCGGTAGAGAAGTGTCCGTCGAAGTATGACCAGTACGAGTTTACCTTGTCTGATCTGTACCGTAACATTGCTAAAGAGGAGCTTCGGGAGGATGATGAGATTCGGGAGCAGTCGTTAGTGCAAATGCGTGAATGGATTGCCAAACATCCGTATATTCGCAAGTGTCGTACGGATGCATCATTTCTGCTGCGTTTCCTGCGCTTTAGGAAGTACTCAGTGCCGATGGCTTGTGAAGCTCTAGAAAGATACTTGGCCATGCGTCAAACCTTCCCGCAGTGGTTTAAAAATCTTGACTGTAATGAATCAGCTATGCGAGAAATGCTAAAAGATGGTGTGTTTACAAGGCTTGGCGAAGATTCGGACGGTCGAacgatgattttgtttcgctttgtaAGATTTAATGTGGAAAAGTTTAGCGCGTTACAGGAGGGGCGATTTACGGCGTTGCTTATCGAGACGTTACTAGAGTGGGAAGAGCTACAGATCGGTGGATTTCGTGTGCTGATCGACTTTACCGACACCGTGTTGAAGCATTACGGCATTTGGGGTATATCTGATATGAAGATCTTCATGGACGCGATTAACCGATCGTACCCTATACGATTCCGTGAAATTCATGGAGCCAAATTTCCAAAGTTTGCTTTATCGCTGCTCAACTTACTTTTGTCGTTCGCGAGCCCTAAACTCAAGGATCGCATTGTG TGTCACAACAACGTCGAGGAATTGGCAAAACAATGTGAATCATCATTACGGCCGAACGATTGGGGCGGTGAATGTGATCTATTGGAGTTAAATGAACGATTTATGAACCACCTGAAGGATCGGCGTGAGGTTATACTAGCTCTGGATGAAATGGACATCGATACGGCGCATTATACTTCACTCTGGAAGCAAACGTCAGCATCCGATAACGAAATCGATAGCGGAACGATGGGAAGCTTTCGAAAGCTTAATGTTGATTAA
- the LOC125769237 gene encoding clavesin-2-like, with translation MTSPATSTNHSIEKRPASYDQYEFTLSDLYRNIAKEELREDDEIREQSLVQMREWIAKHPYIRKCRTDASFLLRFLRFRKYSVPMACEALERYLAMRETFPTWFKKLDCNEPVMRELLESGVFAKLGQDSEGRMVIMFRVSLLNVDKFGPLEQGRLVALLIETLLEWEELQIGGFRVMVDFTDTVMKHYGLWGVTDMKIFMDAINRSYPIRFREINGAKFPKFAVSILNLLLTFASPKLKERIICHNTVLEMKGKFVPSLLPKSYGGDLDTDDLGRKFIKHLEDRRNVILALDDMEIDVAHYSSLWHQSNLVENEVESGVAGSFRKLNVD, from the exons ATGACATCACCAGCGACATCGACTAACCATTCCATCGAAAAGCGTCCAGCAAGTTACGATCAGTACGAGTTTACCTTGTCCGATCTGTATCGCAACATTGCTAAAGAGGAACTTCGGGAGGATGATGAGATTCGGGAGCAGTCGTTAGTGCAAATGCGTGAATGGATTGCCAAACATCCGTACATTCGCAAGTGTCGTACGGATGCATCGTTTCTGTTGCGTTTTCTGCGCTTTAGAAAGTACTCAGTGCCGATGGCTTGTGAAGCATTGGAGCGATACCTTGCGATGCGTGAAACGTTTCCCACATGGTTCAAAAAGTTAGACTGTAATGAGCCTGTGATGCGAGAGTTGCTCGAAAGTGGTGTGTTTGCAAAGCTTGGCCAAGATTCGGAAGGCCGTATGGTGATAATGTTCCGCGTGAGTCTTCTAAATGTGGACAAGTTTGGACCGTTAGAGCAAGGTCGTTTGGTGGCACTACTGATCGAAACATTGCTCGAATGGGAAGAGCTACAGATCGGTGGATTTCGTGTGATGGTCGATTTTACCGATACTGTTATGAAGCATTACGGTTTGTGGGGCGTTACGGATATGAAGATCTTCATGGATGCGATCAACCGATCGTATCCAATACGGTTTCGCGAGATAAATGGTGCGAAATTTCCTAAATTTGCCGTTTCCATCCTGAATCTGCTGCTTACGTTCGCAAGCCCCAAGTTGAAGGAGAGAATTATT TGTCACAATACGGTATTGGAGATGAAGGGAAAATTCGTACCTTCATTACTGCCAAAATCATACGGTGGAGATCTCGATACAGACGATTTGGGACGtaaatttatcaaacatcTAGAAGATCGTCGAAATGTAATACTAGCGCTGGATGACATGGAAATCGATGTAGCACACTACTCTTCGCTCTGGCATCAGTCtaatttggtggaaaacgaAGTCGAAAGTGGTGTGGCTGGTAGTTTTCGTAAGCTTAATGTAGActaa
- the LOC125769235 gene encoding retinaldehyde-binding protein 1-like — translation MLFLVFSFLLAAIVMASATIHIKQLSVDKCPSQYEANDLGVTLSEMHRAIALQELDETEVRREESLRLFREWIATHPHIRRCRTDALFLLRFLRARAYNLQAAQTTLERYLTMRQLFRIWYENLDPTDRYMRELVENVQGCLPLGLDASGRMVALVKVRSYDVTRFNCYHLGRLQHMLFEAFFDDVAVQIAGGVAIVDCEGATMGHFVCFKLSDIRNFMDCLAHALPLRVKEVHIVRLPRIGQALGNLVLSFAAEELRKRIFFHASMDEVLKYVDRDLLPIEYGGKTCPEEITNSLKQRLSNKRDTLLLLDRMEIDVEPYAHLWRQTDESDVEFGMEID, via the exons ATGCTCTTTTTAGTCTTCAGTTTTCTATTGGCTGCCATCGTGATGGCTTCTGCTACGATCCACATCAAGCAGCTGTCGGTGGACAAGTGTCCTTCTCAGTACGAGGCAAACGATCTTGGTGTCACACTATCGGAAATGCACCGTGCGATCGCACTACAGGAACTAGACGAAACGGAAGTGCGCCGGGAGGAGTCGTTGCGATTGTTTCGCGAATGGATAGCTACCCATCCGCACATACGCAGATGTCGCACGGACGCACTGTTTCTGTTACGTTTTCTGCGTGCCCGGGCGTACAATTTGCAAGCGGCCCAGACCACTCTTGAGCGCTATCTAACGATGCGTCAGCTGTTTCGGATATGGTACGAAAATCTGGATCCAACCGATCGTTACATGCGTGAGTTGGTTGAGAATGTGCAGGGCTGCCTGCCACTTGGTCTGGACGCTAGTGGACGTATGGTGGCGCTGGTGAAAGTACGCAGCTATGATGTTACACGTTTCAATTGCTACCATCTGGGGCGACTGCAACACATGCTGTTCGAGGCGTTCTTCGACGATGTGGCGGTACAGATTGCGGGCGGTGTCGCGATCGTGGACTGTGAAGGTGCTACCATGGGACACTTTGTATGCTTCAAGCTTTCGGACATCAGGAATTTTATGGACTGCCTTGCCCATGCACTCCCGTTGCGTGTGAAAGAGGTGCACATTGTACGTTTACCCCGCATTGGTCAGGCCCTAGGGAATTTGGTGTTAAGCTTCGCAGCCGAGGAACTACGTAAGCGTATTTTT TTTCACGCTAGCATGGATGAGGTTTTGAAATACGTCGATCGGGACCTGCTGCCGATAGAGTACGGAGGTAAGACGTGCCCAGAGGAAATCACCAACAGCTTGAAACAGCGGTTATCAAACAAACGTGACACGCTTCTGTTGCTTGATCGTATGGAGATCGATGTTGAGCCTTACGCACACCTTTGGCGTCAAACGGACGAAAGTGACGTGGAGTTCGGTATGGAGATTGACTAA
- the LOC125769234 gene encoding uncharacterized protein LOC125769234: protein MVVGRSDPLTMVQELPYNVPEELYNLTQLADVSIAAGKLNTDTNRYSPSVSHDTYYLHQGTTKLYSPIKYNILRHCDSSAKMITNATPLASAGFTSSSYHTLRRNETAHAIFFEDVDKGYVTKQHLYPVGEPMDLHTLSSSDDTLMAAVPAKKKWTKKWEIIHGSVSPSGPFVNQLQQQPDEPLYVVRSLQVEQHPATHVAPLVPSVSVAVGDNERSGLIYYAPTIKRVDDADDTDCRKKGDNELQLYTIIGCPELPETVSCFGNGQQQAAALTHSFSGSSSSEESQDSAPTVEGYSHKVFDRKKSRKIRTVSSRSSGSTVSAAPSVPETDVMSQELMLVPLEESYVTAARSNSELEEPQDASNDVDDHDIKSSEETTTSRPEDVHVCPECNKRYSTSSNLARHRQTHRSLEDQKARRCPYCSKVYVSMPAYSMHVRTHDQGSKCPTCDKRFSRPWLLQGHIRTHTGEKPFKCNVCNKAFADKSNLRAHVQTHSNTKPYQCGRCGKSFALKSYLCKHEDSSCLKNDKPQKVRKPTSGGRIRRKPSRSDHTEMITSSAVSEERSCTTPGTSSVTSSAMEQQVILSSDSRYSYPSNVPFKDVLRAKIREVVEDNCKRTARLRAATNASQSSNPAREATPQSNRISVIRIAGSPGGYTLDGPKTSSSGSPDSYAVIA from the exons ACCCACTCACGATGGTGCAGGAACTTCCGTACAACGTACCTGAAGAGCTTTACAATCTTACCCAGCTGGCCGACGTATCGATAGCGGCGGGTAAGCTGAACACAGACACCAACCGTTACAGCCCATCGGTTTCACATGACACATACTACCTTCATCAAGGAACGACCAAGCTATACAGTCCTATTAAATACAACATCCTACGTCACTGTGACTCATCCGCAAAAATGATCACGAACGCAACGCCGCTAGCTTCTGCAGGCTTTACATCCTCCTCTTATCACACGTTGCgacgaaacgaaacagcaCATGCAATCTTTTTCGAAGATGTAGATAAGGGCTACGTCACAAAACAACACCTCTACCCGGTAGGAGAACCGATGGATTTGCATACACTATCGTCATCCGACGACACACTGATGGCAGCAGTACcggcaaaaaagaaatggacCAAAAAGTGGGAAATAATCCATGGTTCGGTAAGTCCGAGCGGTCCGTTCGTTAATCAGCTACAGCAACAACCGGACGAACCCCTGTACGTCGTTCGATCGCTCCAGGTAGAGCAACATCCAGCCACACATGTTGCACCGTTGGTACCGAGTGTGTCCGTTGCTGTTGGAGATAATGAACGGTCGGGTCTAATCTATTACGCTCCGACGATAAAGCGCGTTGATGATGCAGATGATACGGATTGCCGGAAGAAAGGTGATAATGAGTTGCAGCTGTACACTATAATAGGATGTCCTGAGCTTCCAGAAACCGTCAGTTGCTTCGGCAACGGCCAACAGCAAGCTGCAGCGCTCACACATTCATTCAGTGGTTCATCTTCGTCGGAGGAATCGCAAGATTCGGCACCGACGGTGGAAGGCTATTCTCATAAAGTGTTTGATCGCAAAAAATCACGCAAGATACGTACGGTATCGTCTAGAAGCAGTGGCAGTACGGTGAGTGCAGCCCCGAGTGTGCCTGAAACAGACGTTATGTCTCAGGAACTGATGCTTGTGCCATTGGAGGAATCATACGTAACGGCAGCCCGAAGTAATAGTGAGCTTGAGGAACCGCAGGATGCTAgtaacgatgttgatgatcaCGATATCAAGAGCAGCGAGGAAACTACAACTTCTCGCCCGGAGGATGTTCATGTATGTCCCGAGTGTAACAAACGCTACTCTACGTCATCAAACTTGGCAAGGCATCGTCAAACACATCG CTCTCTGGAAGATCAGAAAGCTCGGCGATGTCCATACTGCTCCAAAGTGTATGTTTCGATGCCGGCGTACTCGATGCACGTAAGGACACACGATCAAGGCAGCAAGTGTCCTACTTGTGATAAGCGCTTCTCCCGGCCATGGTTACTACAGGGTCACATTCGCACCCATACAGGCGAGAAGCCTTTCAAGTGTAACGTGTGCAACAAGGCATTCGCGGACAAGTCTAATCTCCGCGCGCACGTACAAACACATTCTAACACCAAACCGTACCAATGTGGACGCTGTGGTAAATCATTCGCATTGAAATCGTATCTCTGCAAGCACGAAGATTCATCCTGTCTAAAAAATGATAAGCCGCAGAAAGTACGTAAGCCCACGAGCGGTGGCCGCATTCGACGTAAACCCTCCAGGAGTGATCATACGGAAATGATCACTTCATCTGCAGTATCGGAGGAAAGATCGTGTACCACTCCGGGGACTAGTAGTGTAACCTCGAGTGCTATGGAACAACAGGTGATACTATCGTCCGATAGTCGGTATAGCTACCCTTCCAATGTACCCTTCAAAGATGTGCTACGAGCCAAGATCCGGGAGGTAGTTGAGGACAATTGTAAGCGGACGGCTCGGCTTCGGGCAGCCACCAATGCTTCGCAATCAAGTAATCCTGCACGTGAAGCCACTCCGCAGAGCAATCGCATCAGTGTGATACGTATTGCAGGTTCTCCGGGAGGATACACACTGGATGGGCCAAAGACGTCTTCAAGCGGCAGTCCGGATAGCTATGCCGTGATTGCGTAG